GCTGGAAGTGCTGGCTGTCTGCCCTCAGTTCTAACTGCTGCTATTGAAAAATTAGACCTCAGCCACGAGCAACAGCTGGATTTCCTCTTTGCTGCTGGTGCCTTTGGACTAGTCATCGCAAACAATGCCTCTATCTCAGGTGCTGAGGGTGGCTGTCAGGCCGAGGTCGGCTCTGCCTCTGCTATGAGTGCTGCTGCCTTGACTCTTGCTGCGGGCGGAACACCTTATCAGGCCAGCCAGGCCATTGCCTTTGTCATTAAAAATATGCTAGGCCTCATCTGTGACCCTGTTGCCGGTTTGGTTGAAGTTCCCTGTGTCAAACGCAATGCCATGGGAGCCAGCTTTGCCTTCATCGCAGCAGATATGGCCCTGGCAGGGATCGAATCTAAAATCCCTGTAGATGAAGTTATCGATGCCATGTACCAAGTAGGAGCAAGCATGCCAACTGCCTTTCGTGAAACAGCTGAAGGTGGACTCGCTACCACCCCTACTGGTCGTCGCCTCCAAAAAGAAATTTTCGGAGAATAAGTTTATCAAATAGGAGAAATCATGACCTCTATCACAGCGATTTTTTTCGATCTGGATGGAACCCTCGTTGACAGTTCTATCGGGATTCACAATGCCTTTACTCATACTTTTAAGGAGCTAGGGGTGCCTAGTCCTGATGCCAAAACGATTCGTGGTTTTATGGGACCACCCCTTGAAAGTAGTTTTGCGACCTGCCTGCCCAAAGACCAAATTTCTGAGGCTGTCCAGATATACCGTTCTTACTACAAAGAAAAAGGCATCCATGAAGCTCAACTCTTTCCTCAGATTGTAGACTTACTTGGGGAGTTATCGAGCAGTTATCCACTCTATATTACTACTACAAAGAATACCCCTACCGCTCAAGACATGACTAAAAACTTGGGAATCAATCATTTCTTTGATGGCATTTATGGTTCCAGCCCTGAAACACCCCATAAGGCAGATGTCATTCGCCAAGCCTTGCAGACACATCAACTAGCACCGGAACAAGCCATCATCATCGGAGATACCAAGTTTGATATGCTGGGAGCTCAAGAAACAGGCATTCAGAAATTGGCCGTCACTTGGGGATTTGGAGAGCAAGCAGATCTACTAAACTATCAACCTGATTATATCGCCCACAAACCCATAGAAGTTTTGGAGTATTTTCAATAACATAGACTGGGCGACAACTCTATTTCAGAAGAAGATGAGGCAATCTATACATAACAAAACGCATACTACCAAGGTTTCAAGACCTGATAATATGCGTTTTTCTTTTTTATTCAACGTGGGTTGTTTGATTAGCAAAGGCGATAATGGCTTGCTTCAACTCATCTCCACTAAGAGTGCGGAACTCTTCAATCTTTTGATCGATAGCTTCTAGAGGCATAACATTGACCTTACCAACGAAAATCTTATCCATAACCTGATTGTCAACCAATTCAGTTGAAACCAAGAGTTCTTCATAGAGTTTTTCACCTGCGCGGATTCCTACCTCGATGATAGGAATTTCGCTTTCTGTGTGACCACTTAGAAGGACCATTTTCTTAGCCAAGTCATAAATCTTGACTGGTTTGCCCATATCAAGGATAAAGACTTCTCCATCCTTAGCATAGGCTCCAGCATGGATCACCAGACGACTAGCTTCTGGAATAGTCATAAAATAACGGGTCATGCGGAAGTCTGTCACCGTTACAGGCCCACCTTCAGCAATCTGGCGTTCAAAGACTGGAATCACACTACCACGGCTACCAAGAACATTCCCAAATCGAACTGCACAGTAGGTCGATTGGCTACGTTGGTTAAAGCCAGTAACAATCAACTCAGCCACGCGCTTGGTCGCTCCCATCACATTTGGTGGATTAACCGCCTTATCCGTTGAAATCATAACCATCTTAGGTACTTTGGCTTCATCAACAGCTCTAGCAACATTGTAGGTTCCACGGATATTGTTTTTGAAGGCTTCTTTTGGATTGCGCTCCATCATCGGAACATGCTTGTGGGCAGCCGCATGATAAACAATAGCTGGCTTGTACTGCTCAAAGACTTGCAAAAGACGGTCATAGTCTTGAATGTCCGCAATCACAGGTACATAATCAATCCCTTGAAACTTACGAATCAATTCATGATAAACAAGGTAGATTGAATTTTCACCGTGACCAAGCAAGACGATGCGTTCAGGATTGAAGCGACTAACTTGGCGACAGATTTCAGAACCGATTGAGCCACCAGCCCCTGTGACTAAGATTGTCTTACCTGTCAGTTCTGCGCCTAGACGCGATT
This portion of the Streptococcus mitis B6 genome encodes:
- the sdaAA gene encoding L-serine ammonia-lyase, iron-sulfur-dependent, subunit alpha; protein product: MFYSIKELVEQADLDFQGNVAELMITTEFELTGREREEVLLLMERNLEVMKASVQLGLNENKSRSGLTGGDAAKLDRYIKNGKTLSDYTILSAARNAIAVNEHNAKMGLVCATPTAGSAGCLPSVLTAAIEKLDLSHEQQLDFLFAAGAFGLVIANNASISGAEGGCQAEVGSASAMSAAALTLAAGGTPYQASQAIAFVIKNMLGLICDPVAGLVEVPCVKRNAMGASFAFIAADMALAGIESKIPVDEVIDAMYQVGASMPTAFRETAEGGLATTPTGRRLQKEIFGE
- a CDS encoding HAD family hydrolase; protein product: MTSITAIFFDLDGTLVDSSIGIHNAFTHTFKELGVPSPDAKTIRGFMGPPLESSFATCLPKDQISEAVQIYRSYYKEKGIHEAQLFPQIVDLLGELSSSYPLYITTTKNTPTAQDMTKNLGINHFFDGIYGSSPETPHKADVIRQALQTHQLAPEQAIIIGDTKFDMLGAQETGIQKLAVTWGFGEQADLLNYQPDYIAHKPIEVLEYFQ
- a CDS encoding polysaccharide biosynthesis protein — encoded protein: MNKKLTDYVIDLVEILNKQQKQVFWGIFDILSMVVSIIVSYILFYGLINPAPVDYIIYTSLAFLFYQLMIAFWGLNASISRYSKITDFMKIFFGVTASSVLSYSICYAFLPLFSIRFIILFILLSTFLILLPRITWQLIYSRRKKGSGDGEHRRTFLIGAGDGGALFMDSYQHPTSDLELVGILDKDAKKKGQKLGGIPVLGSYDNLPELAKRHQIERVIVAIPSLDPSEYERILQMCNKLGVKCYKMPKVETVVQGLHQAATGFQKIDITDLLGRQEIRLDESRLGAELTGKTILVTGAGGSIGSEICRQVSRFNPERIVLLGHGENSIYLVYHELIRKFQGIDYVPVIADIQDYDRLLQVFEQYKPAIVYHAAAHKHVPMMERNPKEAFKNNIRGTYNVARAVDEAKVPKMVMISTDKAVNPPNVMGATKRVAELIVTGFNQRSQSTYCAVRFGNVLGSRGSVIPVFERQIAEGGPVTVTDFRMTRYFMTIPEASRLVIHAGAYAKDGEVFILDMGKPVKIYDLAKKMVLLSGHTESEIPIIEVGIRAGEKLYEELLVSTELVDNQVMDKIFVGKVNVMPLEAIDQKIEEFRTLSGDELKQAIIAFANQTTHVE